Within the Deinococcus peraridilitoris DSM 19664 genome, the region GTTCGCATTAATGAACAGCCTGTTCCCAACTGGCGTCCAGTCCGAGTGCCCGCAGGAAGTACCCTGAAACTTGATCGTCCCAACCGGGGATGCCGGGCGTACCTGTCCGTCGCTGGGGGAGTGGACGTGCCACTCGTGCTCAATGGTCGTGGTACGTGCCTCCGCGCGAACTTCGGCGGTCATGAAGGACGCGCCCTCAAGCAAGGTGATGAACTGCGGGTGGGAAACTCATCCCCGATAGCTCAACGCTTCTTGCACGACCTGCGTAACACTACGGCTGGCGCAGCCTGGACGAAATGGTTCATCGCGCAGCAGTTCCGGCCAGCCTACACCAACCGCCCAACCGTGCGCGCAATGATTGGGCCAGAGCATCGGTGGTTCACCGGGTCAGCAAGCCATGACTTCTTTGTGCATCCGTACCGAACCACACCGCAAGTAGACCGGATGGGCTACCGTTTACAAGGTCCTGAATTGACACTTCAGTCTGCGCAGCAGTTGTTATCGACTGCTGTTACCGCCGGAACGGTGCAAGTACCACCAACCGGACAACCGATCGTACTGCTGGCAGACGCTCAGACAACCGGTGGATACCCACGCATCGCGCAGGTCACTCAGGTGGACTTACCCCTCATCGCACAACTCCAACCCGGTGACCACGTGCATTTTCACTTGGTCGATGAAGATCAGGCCCGTCACGCCCTGCTTCAGCAGGAACGAACCCTCCGTTCTATTCAAACGGCAATTGCTCTGCACGCACACACACATTCTTCACGGGGGATTGTATGAGACCACTGGATCTGAACTGCGATATGGGCGAGAGCTATGGTCGTTTCACCCTCGGGCAGGATGCCGCAGTGATGAAGTTCATCACCTCAGCCAATATCGCCTGTGGATTTCACGCGGGCGACTTCAGTACCATGCGGCGCACCGTCGACCTCGCGATAGAGCATGACGTCGCCATCGGCGCACACCCGAGTTTCCCGGACCTGCAGGGTTTCGGCCGACGTGCGATGGAGCTGACCCCAGAAGAAGTGTACGAACTCGTGGTGTACCAGATCGGGGCCTTATGGGGATTCGTGCGGGCCGCTGGCGGCACTCTGAGGCACGTGAAACCTCACGGAATGCTGCACAACATGGCAGCTGTACAGCAGCCCCTGGCGGCCGCCATTGTCCGAGCAGTGCTGGCCGTGGATCCCACACTGCATCTGTACGCGCTGTCAGGCTCGGAAATGACACGCGCCGCAGAAAAACAAGGTCTGGCGGTTGCGCATGAAGTCTTCGCGGACCGCACGTACCAGCAAAACGGAACACTGACCCCCCGAACCCAACCGAACGCCATGCTGCATGACCCAGCGCTCGCCGTACAGCAGGTGCTCCACATGGTCAATGATGGAAAGGTCCGCGCAACCGATGGGGAGATGGTCTCGATCCGAGCGGATACCGTGTGTATTCACGGTGATGGTGAGCACGCCCTGGAGTTTGTGTCACACCTCCACACCGCGCTCATCCAACGGGGTGTGCAGCTGATCGCGCCAGGAAGACCGAAGTAAGCCCCACTGAACCGTCTTGAAGGTAGGTGAGTGGTCAGACGACCACGACTTCACGTTGAATTCGAGGCGCTCCACTGGCTTCATACGGAGCGGTGGTGACGACGCTATGCGGGCCTTTCCAGGCGACCGCCATGGCCTGGCCTTTCAGTTTTGGCTTGTCTCGCACTTCCACGGACGCGAAGAAAGCGTCGGCGTCGACGTGGATGATCTTGCGGACGTGACCTCGTTCTTGAGCGGGGCTACGGGCCCGTCCGTTCATTCTGTTGCTATCATAATGGATATGCCGCGTCCCCCAACGCTGCGCTTCGACCGCGGCACCCTCACCATTGACATCCTTCCCCCTGTGCTCACCAGCCTCTTCACCTGGGACGCCCGAACACAAACCAATCGCGCGCCCGCCCAGCAGTACCGCACCGTCATGGAAACCGCCCGCGCGAGCGGAATCAACATCATCGACAGCGC harbors:
- a CDS encoding biotin-dependent carboxyltransferase family protein, which translates into the protein MRIIRPGVLTTLQDTGRYCMQHLGVPIGGAMDAFALRTANLLVGNTKDAAAFEVTLGGLSVYFEEEALIAVTGASLPVRINEQPVPNWRPVRVPAGSTLKLDRPNRGCRAYLSVAGGVDVPLVLNGRGTCLRANFGGHEGRALKQGDELRVGNSSPIAQRFLHDLRNTTAGAAWTKWFIAQQFRPAYTNRPTVRAMIGPEHRWFTGSASHDFFVHPYRTTPQVDRMGYRLQGPELTLQSAQQLLSTAVTAGTVQVPPTGQPIVLLADAQTTGGYPRIAQVTQVDLPLIAQLQPGDHVHFHLVDEDQARHALLQQERTLRSIQTAIALHAHTHSSRGIV
- a CDS encoding 5-oxoprolinase subunit PxpA produces the protein MRPLDLNCDMGESYGRFTLGQDAAVMKFITSANIACGFHAGDFSTMRRTVDLAIEHDVAIGAHPSFPDLQGFGRRAMELTPEEVYELVVYQIGALWGFVRAAGGTLRHVKPHGMLHNMAAVQQPLAAAIVRAVLAVDPTLHLYALSGSEMTRAAEKQGLAVAHEVFADRTYQQNGTLTPRTQPNAMLHDPALAVQQVLHMVNDGKVRATDGEMVSIRADTVCIHGDGEHALEFVSHLHTALIQRGVQLIAPGRPK